In Solanum pennellii chromosome 7, SPENNV200, the following are encoded in one genomic region:
- the LOC107025218 gene encoding uncharacterized protein LOC107025218, translating into MPGRPGKKRRKSKDKPKKWRKISRKGVKMTCSICKKTGHNKAVCARVRTQSSVYPDTDAVPRTVSRTTQTTSTMGGPSHSTSRTTYATTQSSLPTSICADTTFVPRPAQNRVQVGTGRELRRKKANARGTPFVTERDSSSSQLPPLSGHKRPYNSASSATGENRRRATDFGVYSNPTTGAQVFNPSTSSENILRRRTILKSAPPINIDIGFKPRGLKWKGKDAVSTSQLQQMKAKKKNWK; encoded by the exons ATGCCAGGCAGACCTGgcaagaagagaagaaagagtaaGGATAAGCccaaaaaatggagaaaaatttCCAGAAAAGGAGTAAAGATGACATGTTCCATTTGCAAGAAAACTGGTCACAACAAAGCTGTGTGTGCAAGA GTTAGAACACAAAGTTCTGTTTATCCTGATACCGATGCAGTGCCAAGAACTGTGTCAAGAACTACCCAAACAACA TCTACAATGGGAGGTCCATCACATTCTACTTCCAGAACCACATATGCAACTACACAATCAAGTCTACCAACTTCTATTTGTGCTGACACAACATTTGTGCCAAGACCTGCTCAAAATAGGGTTCAAGTTGGAACTGGAAGAgaattgagaagaaaaaaagctAATGCAAGAGGAACCCCATTTGTTACAGAAAGAGATAGTTCTTCTAGTCAATTGCCACCTTTATCAGGTCACAAGAGACCATACAATTCTGCCTCATCTGCTACTGGAGAAAACAGAAGGCGTGCAACTGATTTTGGTGTTTACTCTAATCCTACAACTGGAGCACAAGTATTTAAT CCTAGTACATCAAGTGAGAACATTCTACGGAGGCGAACAATATTGAAGAGTGCTCCACCAATCAATATAGACATTGGTTTTAAACCCCGTGGCCTAAAATGGAAGGGAAAAGATGCAGTCAGCACCTCACAGTTACAACAAATGAaagctaaaaagaaaaactgGAAGTAG
- the LOC107024329 gene encoding BTB/POZ domain-containing protein At2g04740: MSDLDDIFLDADDFKSCLPLKKVPYGDVFEASRAGDVDRLKYLLECGVNVNARDQWDSVALYYACLAGHLDAARMLLESGAICSEHTFDGDRCHYAALNLKVRKLLKAFEARPPPLGPLQGALRDTFLACWANKKFFEQSEGQVPISGNSENGGSSPSDFPPDVVFYVQGRPIEAHRVILTARSPFFEQKFQTEWKDRKEVRFSKEKLSYHALYSLIHFFYSDRLDIAVDDMEDLVRICKVCKCLSLQKVLEKELIHQKYAEYKALRDVDNSQKRFILQGISLPEEDRLPNALHKILQIALVNSNSEQNLNHNVDGLICLVSSMQISEFEDDLADVCVRVDKKIFRCHQVILASRSEYFKARLSRMKDFLEGRDCLPDNALPCIEEHDLTVGAFKKMIEYMYTDGLKDIDPDQAEEMFDAASRYLLFPLKRVVADALLPHLEMVSPAELCHWLVLSDMYGAIKIREYCLDAMACNFETFADTVEFRAMLLTLPPPSGDSALRTTAPSAPGAEMSSTAEGNVLDDLREKWLEAEAAELDERDESALLFDKRLEMLMQIAEQERTDGLECNTSSEQELI; encoded by the exons ATGTCTGACCTGGATGACATTTTCTTAGATGCTGACGATTTCAAGTCATGTTTACCCTTAAAGAAAGTCCCATACGGCGACGTTTTCGAAGCTTCAAGGGCCGGAGATGTCGACCGTCTCAAATACCTTTTGGAGTGTGGTGTTAACGTAAATGCTAGGGACCAATGGGATTCAGTCGCCCTTTATTATGCTTGTCTTGCCGGTCATCTTGATGCTGCCCGAATGTTACTGGAGAGTGGTGCTATATGTTCTGAACATACTTTTGATGGTGACCGTTGCCATTATGCTGCGCTTAATCTTAAGGTGAGGAAACTGTTGAAGGCCTTTGAAGCTCGGCCTCCTCCGCTTGGACCTTTGCAAGGTGCTTTAAGAGATACTTTCTTGGCTTGTTGGGCTAATAAGAAATTCTTCGAACAATCTGAAGGTCAAGTGCCCATATCAG GTAATTCAGAAAATGGAGGATCCAGCCCCAGCGACTTTCCTCCGGATGTTGTATTCTACGTGCAGGGTAGGCCTATTGAAGCTCACAGAGTAATCTTGACTGCACGGTCACCTTTCTTCGAACAGAAATTTCAGACTGAGTGGAAGGATAGAAAGGAAGTACGATTCTCTAAGGAAAAGCTGTCTTATCATGCTCTTTATAGCCTCATCCACTTCTTTTATTCCGACAGGCTTGATATAGCAGTAGATGACATGGAAGATCTTGTTAGAATTTGCAAAGTTTGCAAATGCCTGTCACTACAAAAAGTCCTTGAGAAAGAGTTGATTCATCAAAAATATGCGGAGTACAAAGCACTAAGGGACGTAGATAACTCCCAAAAACGGTTCATCTTGCAGGGAATCTCTCTCCCAGAAGAAGACCGTCTTCCAAATGCTTTGCATAAAATTCTTCAAATTGCTCTTGTTAATTCCAACAGCGAACAGAACTTGAATCACAATGTAGATGGTCTTATATGTCTTGTCAGTTCAATGCAGATCAGTGAGTTTGAAGATGATCTTGCAGATGTTTGTGTTAGAGTTGATAAGAAGATCTTTCGTTGCCATCAAGTGATCTTAGCATCAAGGTCTGAATACTTTAAAGCGAGGTTGTCACGCATGAAGGATTTTCTGGAAGGGAGAGATTGTTTACCTGATAATGCACTTCCATGCATTGAGGAACATGATTTGACTGTTGGAGCTTTTAAGAAGATGATAGAGTATAT GTATACTGATGGGTTGAAGGACATTGACCCTGATCAA GCTGAAGAAATGTTTGATGCTGCTTCAAGGTACCTGTTGTTTCCCCTCAAACGTGTCGTAGCAGATGCACTGCTGCCACATTTGGAAATGGTTTCTCCTGCTGAGTTGTGCCATTGGCTGGTATTGTCGGACAT GTATGGTGCTATAAAGATTCGGGAGTATTGTCTAGACGCAATGGCATGTAACTTTGAGACATTTGCGGATACCGTAGAGTTTAGGGCAATGCTTTTGACCCTCCCACCACCATCTGGCGATTCTGCACTTCGTACAACTGCCCCAAGTGCTCCAGGAGCTGAGATGAGCAGCACAGCTGAAGGAAACGTTTTGGATGATCTGCGAGAGAAATGGCTCGAAGCTGAAGCTGCCGAACTCgatgagagagatgagagtgcATTGCTTTTTGACAAGCGCCTTGAGATGCTCATGCAAATTGCAGAACAAGAAAGAACTGATGGCCTTGAATGTAATACAAGTAGTGAACAAGAACTTATATGa
- the LOC107026565 gene encoding 3-oxoacyl-[acyl-carrier-protein] synthase, mitochondrial isoform X2 — protein MRGRRWLGFVPTGFQLRRFSSFEAPPVPPLRRVVVTGVGMVTPLGCGVETTWKRLIEGECGVRAIGPDDLKMNGFEPEVKMYTFDQLTSKVAAIVPYGSTSGEFDEQLWLNSKEHRSIARFIGYALCAADEALKDANWMPTEQNEKEQTGVSLGAGTGSISDILEASRMICEKNIRRLSPFFIPRILINMASGHVSMKYGFQGPNHSSVTACATGAHSIGDAARMIQFGDTNVMVAGGTEASIDALSIAGFCRLRALSTKYNSKPHEASRPFDCGRDGFVIGEGSGVMVLEELEHARKRGAKIYAELRGYGTSGDAHHITQPHIGGRGAVLAMTRALKQSGLHPSQVDYINAHATSTPLGDAAEANAIKCVFSDHATSGALSVSSTKGATGHLLGAAGAVEAIFTVLALHHGVAPLTLNLSEPDPVFNSGFMPLTASKEMTIKSGLSNSFGFGGTNSCLLFTSTN, from the exons ATGAGGGGAAGAAGATGGTTAGGATTCGTTCCAACGGGATTTCAGTTACGTCGTTTCAGTTCATTTGAAGCTCCACCTGTTCCTCCTCTTCGAAGAGTTGTTGTTACTG GTGTAGGGATGGTGACTCCCCTTGGGTGTGGAGTGGAAACCACATGGAAGAGGCTAATAGAAGGGGAATGTGGTGTAAGAGCAATAGGTCCTGATGATTTGAAGATGAATGGTTTTGAACCGGAAGTTAAGATGTATACATTTGATCAGTTGACATCCAAAGTTGCTGCAATTGTGCCCTATGGTTCTACCTCAGGTGAATTCGACGAGCAGTTGTGGCTAAACTCTAAG GAGCATAGATCGATTGCAAGATTTATAGGATATGCTTTATGTGCTGCTGATGAAGCTCTTAAAGATGCTAATTGGATGCCCACTGAGCAAAATGAAAAGGAACAGACG GGTGTTTCCTTAGGTGCTGGAACTGGAAGTATCAGTGACATATTGGAAGCGTCCAGAATGATCTGTGAAAAG AATATACGCCGGCTTAGTCCATTTTTCATCCCACGGATATTGATCAACATGGCTTCTGGTCATGTAAGCATGAAGTATGGATTTCAG GGACCAAATCATTCTTCAGTTACAGCTTGTGCCACTGGAGCTCATTCAATTGGTGATGCTGCCAGGATGATTCAGTTTGGAGATACAAATGTGATGGTTGCAGGGGGGACAGAAGCCAGCATTGATGCTTTATCTATTGCTGGATTCTGTAG GTTAAGGGCGTTGAGTACCAAGTATAATTCAAAACCCCATGAAGCCTCCAGGCCATTTGATTGTGGTCGTGATGGATTTGT GATAGGTGAGGGGTCTGGTGTCATGGTATTAGAG GAATTGGAGCATGCAAGAAAGCGAGGAGCTAAGATATACGCAGAGCTACGTGGCTATGGAACATCAG GTGATGCACATCATATTACACAGCCACATATTGGTGGAAGAGGTGCAGTTTTGGCTATGACTCGTGCTTTGAAACAG TCTGGTCTTCATCCTAGTCAAGTGGATTATATAAATGCTCACGCAACATCTACACCCCTTG GTGATGCAGCAGAAGCAAATGCAATAAAATGTGTATTCTCTGATCATGCTACATCAGGGGCCCTGTCCGTATCCTCTACAAAG GGTGCTACTGGTCATCTCCTTGGAGCCGCTGGAGCTGTTGAGGCAATTTTTACTGTCTTGGCATTACACCAC GGCGTCGCGCCTTTGACACTGAACCTTTCTGAACCAGATCCAGTATTCAATAGTGGTTTCATGCCCTTGACTGCTTCAAAGGAGATGACCATTAAATCTGGTTTATCAAACTCATTTGGATTTGGAGGAACGAATTCTTGCTTGCTTTTTACTTCAACCAATTGA
- the LOC107026565 gene encoding 3-oxoacyl-[acyl-carrier-protein] synthase, mitochondrial isoform X1, whose amino-acid sequence MRGRRWLGFVPTGFQLRRFSSFEAPPVPPLRRVVVTDCASTVNAETSSVGMVTPLGCGVETTWKRLIEGECGVRAIGPDDLKMNGFEPEVKMYTFDQLTSKVAAIVPYGSTSGEFDEQLWLNSKEHRSIARFIGYALCAADEALKDANWMPTEQNEKEQTGVSLGAGTGSISDILEASRMICEKNIRRLSPFFIPRILINMASGHVSMKYGFQGPNHSSVTACATGAHSIGDAARMIQFGDTNVMVAGGTEASIDALSIAGFCRLRALSTKYNSKPHEASRPFDCGRDGFVIGEGSGVMVLEELEHARKRGAKIYAELRGYGTSGDAHHITQPHIGGRGAVLAMTRALKQSGLHPSQVDYINAHATSTPLGDAAEANAIKCVFSDHATSGALSVSSTKGATGHLLGAAGAVEAIFTVLALHHGVAPLTLNLSEPDPVFNSGFMPLTASKEMTIKSGLSNSFGFGGTNSCLLFTSTN is encoded by the exons ATGAGGGGAAGAAGATGGTTAGGATTCGTTCCAACGGGATTTCAGTTACGTCGTTTCAGTTCATTTGAAGCTCCACCTGTTCCTCCTCTTCGAAGAGTTGTTGTTACTG ATTGTGCGAGCACTGTGAATGCTGAAACAAGTA GTGTAGGGATGGTGACTCCCCTTGGGTGTGGAGTGGAAACCACATGGAAGAGGCTAATAGAAGGGGAATGTGGTGTAAGAGCAATAGGTCCTGATGATTTGAAGATGAATGGTTTTGAACCGGAAGTTAAGATGTATACATTTGATCAGTTGACATCCAAAGTTGCTGCAATTGTGCCCTATGGTTCTACCTCAGGTGAATTCGACGAGCAGTTGTGGCTAAACTCTAAG GAGCATAGATCGATTGCAAGATTTATAGGATATGCTTTATGTGCTGCTGATGAAGCTCTTAAAGATGCTAATTGGATGCCCACTGAGCAAAATGAAAAGGAACAGACG GGTGTTTCCTTAGGTGCTGGAACTGGAAGTATCAGTGACATATTGGAAGCGTCCAGAATGATCTGTGAAAAG AATATACGCCGGCTTAGTCCATTTTTCATCCCACGGATATTGATCAACATGGCTTCTGGTCATGTAAGCATGAAGTATGGATTTCAG GGACCAAATCATTCTTCAGTTACAGCTTGTGCCACTGGAGCTCATTCAATTGGTGATGCTGCCAGGATGATTCAGTTTGGAGATACAAATGTGATGGTTGCAGGGGGGACAGAAGCCAGCATTGATGCTTTATCTATTGCTGGATTCTGTAG GTTAAGGGCGTTGAGTACCAAGTATAATTCAAAACCCCATGAAGCCTCCAGGCCATTTGATTGTGGTCGTGATGGATTTGT GATAGGTGAGGGGTCTGGTGTCATGGTATTAGAG GAATTGGAGCATGCAAGAAAGCGAGGAGCTAAGATATACGCAGAGCTACGTGGCTATGGAACATCAG GTGATGCACATCATATTACACAGCCACATATTGGTGGAAGAGGTGCAGTTTTGGCTATGACTCGTGCTTTGAAACAG TCTGGTCTTCATCCTAGTCAAGTGGATTATATAAATGCTCACGCAACATCTACACCCCTTG GTGATGCAGCAGAAGCAAATGCAATAAAATGTGTATTCTCTGATCATGCTACATCAGGGGCCCTGTCCGTATCCTCTACAAAG GGTGCTACTGGTCATCTCCTTGGAGCCGCTGGAGCTGTTGAGGCAATTTTTACTGTCTTGGCATTACACCAC GGCGTCGCGCCTTTGACACTGAACCTTTCTGAACCAGATCCAGTATTCAATAGTGGTTTCATGCCCTTGACTGCTTCAAAGGAGATGACCATTAAATCTGGTTTATCAAACTCATTTGGATTTGGAGGAACGAATTCTTGCTTGCTTTTTACTTCAACCAATTGA
- the LOC107024187 gene encoding growth hormone-regulated TBC protein 1-like yields MYGTQNRKDLAFEYQSQIQILRPSIHSRRANITVKFQDLYGFTVEGNVDDVNVLNEVREKVREQGKVWWALEASKGVNWYLQTQVTSTLKTSLKLSTLVNAITLKKLIRKGIPPVLRPKVWFSLSGAAKKKSTVPESYYQDMTMAVEDKVTPATKQIDHDLPRTFPGHPWLDTSEGHAALRRVLVAYSFRDSDVGYCQGLNYVAALLLLVLKTEEDAFWMLAVLLENVLVNDCYTNNLSGCHVEQRVFKDLLTKKCPRLAAHLDSLEFDVSLVCTEWFLCLFSKSLPSETTLRVWDVLFYEGAKVLFHVALAIFKMNEEKLLVAHHVGDVISIIQRSTHHLFDPDELLTVAFDKVGSMTTTTISKQRKKQEPAVMAELDQRSRRLNSVFPDEKL; encoded by the exons atgTATGGAACCCAAAATAGAAAAGATTTGGCCTTTGAATACCAATCTCAAATTCAGATTTTGAGGCCAAGTATTCATTCCAGAAGGGCAAATATTACTGTGAAATTCCAAGATCTATATGGGTTTACAGTGGAAGGCAATGTTGATGATGTAAATGTGTTGAATGAGGTTAGGGAGAAGGTTAGGGAACAGGGTAAGGTGTGGTGGGCATTAGAAGCTAGCAAAGGTGTAAATTGGTATTTGCAAACACAAGTTACATCAACCCTTAAAACATCCCTTAAACTCTCTACTTTGGTGAATGCAATTACTCTCAAGAAACTAATTAGGAAAGGAATCCCACCTGTGTTGAGGCCTAAGGTGTGGTTTTCACTATCAGGTGCAGCTAAGAAGAAATCAACCGTCCCCGAAAGTTATTACCAAGATATGACCATGGCTGTTGAGGATAAGGTCACACCTGCAACCAAACAGATTGATCAT gaccttccacgaacctttcctgGTCATCCCTGGTTGGACACTTCTGAGGGTCATGCTGCTCTGAGGCGAGTGCTCGTCGCCTATTCTTTCCGAGATTCTGATGTTGGCTATTGCCAG GGATTAAACTATGTTGCAGCATTATTGTTGCTCGTGCTAAAAACTGAAGAAGATGCTTTCTGGATGCTTGCTGTCCTTTTAGAGAATGTCTTGGTTAATGATTGTTATACTAATAACTTGTCTGGATGCCATGTTGAGCAAAGAGTGTTCAAGGACCTATTAACCAAAAAATGTCCAAG GTTAGCAGCTCATTTGGATTCTCTAGAATTTGATGTTTCTCTTGTTTGCACTGAGTGGTTTCTCTGCCTTTTCTCCAAAAGTTTGCCTTCTGAG ACAACCTTGCGAGTATGGGATGTCCTCTTCTATGAAGGTGCTAAGGTTCTATTTCATGTTGCATTGGCAATTTTTAAG ATGAACGAAGAGAAGTTGCTGGTAGCACATCATGTTGGGGATGTCATTAGTATCATACAGAGAAGCACTCATCACCTTTTTGATCCTGACGAGTTGTTAACG GTTGCATTTGATAAAGTTGGCTCTATGACAACGACTACTATATCAAAACAGAGGAAAAAGCAGGAACCAGCTGTAATGGCAGAGCTCGACCAGAGATCAAGACGGTTAAATTCTGTATTTCCAGATGAAAAACTGTAG
- the LOC107026565 gene encoding 3-oxoacyl-[acyl-carrier-protein] synthase, mitochondrial isoform X3, with protein MVTPLGCGVETTWKRLIEGECGVRAIGPDDLKMNGFEPEVKMYTFDQLTSKVAAIVPYGSTSGEFDEQLWLNSKEHRSIARFIGYALCAADEALKDANWMPTEQNEKEQTGVSLGAGTGSISDILEASRMICEKNIRRLSPFFIPRILINMASGHVSMKYGFQGPNHSSVTACATGAHSIGDAARMIQFGDTNVMVAGGTEASIDALSIAGFCRLRALSTKYNSKPHEASRPFDCGRDGFVIGEGSGVMVLEELEHARKRGAKIYAELRGYGTSGDAHHITQPHIGGRGAVLAMTRALKQSGLHPSQVDYINAHATSTPLGDAAEANAIKCVFSDHATSGALSVSSTKGATGHLLGAAGAVEAIFTVLALHHGVAPLTLNLSEPDPVFNSGFMPLTASKEMTIKSGLSNSFGFGGTNSCLLFTSTN; from the exons ATGGTGACTCCCCTTGGGTGTGGAGTGGAAACCACATGGAAGAGGCTAATAGAAGGGGAATGTGGTGTAAGAGCAATAGGTCCTGATGATTTGAAGATGAATGGTTTTGAACCGGAAGTTAAGATGTATACATTTGATCAGTTGACATCCAAAGTTGCTGCAATTGTGCCCTATGGTTCTACCTCAGGTGAATTCGACGAGCAGTTGTGGCTAAACTCTAAG GAGCATAGATCGATTGCAAGATTTATAGGATATGCTTTATGTGCTGCTGATGAAGCTCTTAAAGATGCTAATTGGATGCCCACTGAGCAAAATGAAAAGGAACAGACG GGTGTTTCCTTAGGTGCTGGAACTGGAAGTATCAGTGACATATTGGAAGCGTCCAGAATGATCTGTGAAAAG AATATACGCCGGCTTAGTCCATTTTTCATCCCACGGATATTGATCAACATGGCTTCTGGTCATGTAAGCATGAAGTATGGATTTCAG GGACCAAATCATTCTTCAGTTACAGCTTGTGCCACTGGAGCTCATTCAATTGGTGATGCTGCCAGGATGATTCAGTTTGGAGATACAAATGTGATGGTTGCAGGGGGGACAGAAGCCAGCATTGATGCTTTATCTATTGCTGGATTCTGTAG GTTAAGGGCGTTGAGTACCAAGTATAATTCAAAACCCCATGAAGCCTCCAGGCCATTTGATTGTGGTCGTGATGGATTTGT GATAGGTGAGGGGTCTGGTGTCATGGTATTAGAG GAATTGGAGCATGCAAGAAAGCGAGGAGCTAAGATATACGCAGAGCTACGTGGCTATGGAACATCAG GTGATGCACATCATATTACACAGCCACATATTGGTGGAAGAGGTGCAGTTTTGGCTATGACTCGTGCTTTGAAACAG TCTGGTCTTCATCCTAGTCAAGTGGATTATATAAATGCTCACGCAACATCTACACCCCTTG GTGATGCAGCAGAAGCAAATGCAATAAAATGTGTATTCTCTGATCATGCTACATCAGGGGCCCTGTCCGTATCCTCTACAAAG GGTGCTACTGGTCATCTCCTTGGAGCCGCTGGAGCTGTTGAGGCAATTTTTACTGTCTTGGCATTACACCAC GGCGTCGCGCCTTTGACACTGAACCTTTCTGAACCAGATCCAGTATTCAATAGTGGTTTCATGCCCTTGACTGCTTCAAAGGAGATGACCATTAAATCTGGTTTATCAAACTCATTTGGATTTGGAGGAACGAATTCTTGCTTGCTTTTTACTTCAACCAATTGA